AAGTCAAAAATATTCAGCGGCGCCTCGACCCAGTTCGGCGCTGAAGCCAACACCCAGGCCAGTCCGGTCGACCTGGCGTTACCCGGCGTACTGCCGGTGCTGAACCGCGGCGCGGTGGAACGCGCGATCCAGTTCGGCCTGGCGGTGAATGCGAAGATCGCTCCGCAGTCGATCTTCGCCCGCAAAAATTACTTCTACCCCGACCTGCCCAAGGGCTACCAGATCAGCCAGTTTGAAATCCCGGTGGTCCAGGGCGGCAAGGTTTCCTTCATGCTGGAAAAAGACGGCAAGAGCGAGCTGCGCACCGTGCAGCTGACACGTGCCCATCTGGAAGAAGACGCCGGCAAATCGCTGCATGAAGATTATCAAGGCATGAGCGGCATCGACCTCAACCGCGCCGGTACGCCATTACTGGAAATCGTCACCGAACCGGACATGCGCAGCGCCGCCGAAGCGGTGGCCTATGCCAAGGCATTGCACTCGTTGGTGATGTGGCTGGGAATTTGCGACGGCAACATGCAGGAAGGCTCCTTCCGTTGCGACGCCAACGTTTCGGTGCGCCCGCTCGGCCAGGCTGCTTACGGCACCCGCAGCGAGATCAAGAACCTTAACTCTTTCCGCTTCCTGGAAGAGGCCATCAACTACGAAGTACGGCGCCAGATCGAAGTGATCGAAGACGGCGGCAAGGTGGTCCAGGAAACCCGCCTGTACGACCCCGACAAGAAAGAAACGCGCTCGATGCGCAGCAAGGAA
The sequence above is a segment of the Collimonas sp. PA-H2 genome. Coding sequences within it:
- the gatB gene encoding Asp-tRNA(Asn)/Glu-tRNA(Gln) amidotransferase subunit GatB → MQWEVVIGLETHTQLSTKSKIFSGASTQFGAEANTQASPVDLALPGVLPVLNRGAVERAIQFGLAVNAKIAPQSIFARKNYFYPDLPKGYQISQFEIPVVQGGKVSFMLEKDGKSELRTVQLTRAHLEEDAGKSLHEDYQGMSGIDLNRAGTPLLEIVTEPDMRSAAEAVAYAKALHSLVMWLGICDGNMQEGSFRCDANVSVRPLGQAAYGTRSEIKNLNSFRFLEEAINYEVRRQIEVIEDGGKVVQETRLYDPDKKETRSMRSKEDSQDYRYFPDPDLPPLVIAAEWVERVRATMPELPDAMRERFVREFGLSEYDAAVLTQSKAMARYFEAVTIKAGKEQAKPAANWLMGDLSSALNRENVDIAQAPVSAAQLAVLLQRIADATISTKIAKEVFAAMWDAKAAQENLADEIIESKGLKQISDSGALEKIIDEVLAANAKSVEEFRAGKEKAFNALIGQAMKATKGKANPAQLTELLKQKLTA